In Rosa rugosa chromosome 4, drRosRugo1.1, whole genome shotgun sequence, the genomic stretch tttctctttaggTAACAATAGTTATTACACTTGATATGCATTCATTAGATGTTCATATCAagtcttacaatctcccacttgaaCATCTAGTGAATCCATGTAATAAGAATATTGCTCAGCATAGACATAGTAATCAACTAAAGTGTGCACAGAGATAAAATGAGTACCTTAATCTAACCAAATCTCTGTCAATGTACAACCATGTTGAAGAACCACAGAAAGGATTCAAAATTGTAAAAATTGATCCCTCTGCAATTACACAACCCCATGATCATGCATCACATGAGACACTAGAATTATCACTTAATATGTACAGTGCCAATGAATGTGAATTTTAACTCTTGATGCATCTGTACATGGTCCTCTTAATGGTTCAATGTGCAAGAACCTCAACACTCAGTCAATGATTATAACTGATCATAATGTGTTATCAAAATTTTGATCCATAATAACTAATTGCTGAATGTATACATATATGGTAAGAGTTAGAAACGGATCAAAAcataattcaaaacaaaatgCTGCAgcaaaacaatatatatataacttaaaACCATGGATAAACTAAATTTTATTGACTTGTAAAATTCAAATGTCAAATACAACTTGATAAGTTCATAAGTTCTTAAGAAAAAACTCAATCAAAATGCAAAACTGAAACATAAATCAGAAAACTTAAAATCAGCTCAATCAAAACAGAACTCCCACTGAATTTGGCAATACTCCCACTAGACTTCAGTATCCAAAGTAGGCAGAATGCCAATACTTCGTGCGTGAGTTTGGAAAGCTGCAACAGCTAAGGGTTTTGTGAATGGATCAGCCAACTGGTTCTGGGTACTAATCTTCACAATATCAAGCTCCTTATGCTtcaccctttctctaacactataaTATTTCAAGTCAATATGCTTAGAGTTGGTTGATCTTTTATTGTTCTTGGTAAAGTAAACTACAGCTGAGTTGTCACAGTGTACTTTCAATGGTTTAGAAATAATTGAATTCACCAACTTGGTCTGCTGCAAGAAATTCTTCAGCCACAAGCCTTGACATGTTGCTTCATAAATGGCAATGTACTCTGCCATCATAGTGGAGGTTGCAGTCTGCGTTTGCTTTACACTCTTCCACGCTATGGCCCCTCCAGCAAGCATGAAAACAAAGCCGGAAGTTGACTTTCCAGAATCAGAATACTGTCCAGCAAAGTCTGCATCCGAAAAACCTTCAACTTCAAGCTCATTTACTCTTCGGTAAACCAAGCTATAACTCTTAGTTCTCTGTAAGTACCTTAAGATTTTCTTCCCAGCTATCCAGTGTTCATGTCCTGGATTGGATTGAAACCTAGCTAACATACTTACTGCGAAAGCCAAATCAGGTCTAGTACAGACCTGAGCATACATCAAGCTCCCCACAAGCCTAGAATATGGTTTGCTCTTCATGTCTTCTTTCTCAATATCATTTTTGGGGCATTGACTCTTGTTCAGTTTATCACCCTTAGACATAGGCACTTGTCCTGGAGAACAATTATGCATTTCAAATCTCTTCAATATCTTTGAAATGTAATTCTGCTGGGATAGTCCTAGCAAGTGCTTGGTTCTATCTCTAGTGATTTCTATTCCCAAAACATAGGAAGCCTCTCCCaagtctttcatatcaaaattacTTGAAAGGAAAGACTTGGTCTCCTGCAGCAGCCCCTTATCAGTGCTTGCCAATaaaatatcatccacataaagcacaagaaaaataaaattcctGCCACTGATTTTCATATACACACATTCATCAACCAAATTTTCTACGAAACCAAAAGAACACACAACTGCATCAAATTTAAGGTACCATTGTCGTGAGGCTTGTTTCAACCCATAAATTGATTTATTAAGTCTGCAAACTAAGTGTTCAGTTCCAGGCTCAATAAAACCTTCAGGTTGTCTCATGTAGATCTCCTCATCCAAGTCTCCATTCAAGAAGGCAGTCtttacatccatttggtgcaatTCCATGTCGAAATGTGCCACTAAGGCCATAATAATTCTGAAAGCATCCTTAGTGGAAACAAGTGAAAAAGTCTCATTAAAATCTATTCCTTCTTGTTGTGTAAAGCCTTTGGCTACTAGCCTAGCCTTATATCTCTCAATGGAGCCATCTGCACATCTCTTGGTTTTGTAAACCCATTTACAGCCGATTGCTCTATGGTTCTTAACAGGTTCTACTAATTCCCAAACTTGGTTATCATGCATCGACTTAATTTTAGCTTCCATTGCATCTTCCCACTTCATATTCTGATCACTTTCAACAGCTTGCTTGTAAGTTAAAGGGTCATTATCatcacaaaaatcaaaatctgcCTCCTGCAGGTACACTTCATATTCTGCACTATTAATTGTTGGTCTTCTAACCCTTGTTGATCTTCTTAAAACCTGGTTATCAGTAGCAAGCTCGTTTTGAGCTTCTCCTGCAACTACATATTCATTTTGTCCCTCCCCCACAACACCAACTTGAGGTTCTACTTCAATTTCTATTGGATTTGGCAGTTCAACATTTTGAGCTGGTTGTTGAACTTGTTGCACAACTTCAAGTTGAGGTTGCAGAACAGGTTCAGCAGTGATATTGAAGTCAAGTGGTGTGCTTGACATTTCAGTTTCATCGTCAGGCAATTCTTGAAACTCAAGCTCAAGGTCTTCGAAAGCATGGGAATGGTTTATTTCATCAAGGAAAATAGCTCTATTTGTCTCGATGATTCTAGTACTGTGATTAGGACAATAAAATCTGTAACCAAAGGATCTTTCTGGATAACCAATAAAATAGGCTGAAACTGTTTTTGGATCTAGTTTTCCAATATGAGGGTTATAAGGTCTAGCTTCAGCTCTGCATCCCCAAACATGAATATGATTCACACTAGGCTTTTTATTCTTCCACAGTTCATATGGGGTCATGGTGACAGCTTTGCTTGGAGTTCTATTTATCAAATAATTGGCAGTTTTTAATGCTTCACCCCAAAGAAATCTAGGCAATCCCGAGGTACACATCATACTCCTAACCATGTTAAGAAGAGATCTATTTCTTCTCTCTGAAATACCATTAGATTCTGGTGTTCCGGGTGTAGTGTATTGGGCTTGGATTCCATGTTTTTCTAAATACAGTGCAAAAGGCCCCTTTTGTTGTCCTGCCTCAGTGTACCTACCATAATATTctccccctctatctgatctaacTGATTTAATCTCTTTCCCCAATTCCTTTTTTGCTTCAGCTCTAAAAATGATGAATTTCTCTAAAGCTTGAGATTTTTCAGACAACAAGAAAACATGGCAGAATCTGGTGAAATCATCGATAAAGGTAATGAAATATCTGTTCCCACAGATAGTGGTGTTGGCAAAGGGTCCACAAATATCAGTGTGGATCAATTGCAATGGTTCAGTGTTTCTATTTGAAGTTTTATTCCTGGATTTAGTGAATTTCCCCTTGACACATTCTATGCAGGTATCAAAATCTGACCAATCAAGCTTAGACAACaggttttctttttccattctCTGCAATCTCTCTTTGGAAATATGAGCAAgccttctatgccataaaaatgcagaattTTCACTAAACTTTCTTTTCTTACTCAAGTCTGATTCACCATTTTCAATCAACAACACATCTTTAGGCAGAGAGCAATCAAGCAACCAATAATCATTAATGAAAGGAGCAAAGGCAAGAGATTTCGAACCAAAGGAAACTTTTATTCCTGATAAGTCGATGAAAAAAGTACATCTTTTCTTGACTAAACACGAAACTGAAATAAGATTCCTCTTCATAGAAGGGATATAAAAAACATTCTCTAAATCAAAAATGGCTCCAGAGCCTAATACTAGCCTAACTGTCCCTATAGCTTTAACTGCTACTCCAATTCCATTTCCCACAGAGATGTTGACTTCATTTTTCCTTGGTGCCCTCCTTGTTATGAAGCCCTGCAAATTGTTTGCAATATGTATGGGTGAGCCTGTGTCAAGAAACCAGGAACTAGGGGAAAAATTTACTAAATTTACTTCAATAGAAAACACTGAAAACCAAGACTTACCCTTTTTCACCAGCCAATCCTTAAAACCCTTACAGTTCTTTTTAATGTGCCCTTCCTTCTTGCAGAAAAAACACTTAAATGTCCCAGGTTTCTTGCCCTTATTGACGCCCTTCTTAGGACCAAGTTGATATGGCTTAGTCCCGCTTGTGCCCTCACCAGAATTTGCAGCACTAGACGCTACAGCTTTGCCCTTACCCTTCCATTTCTGCTTGTTAACTAGATTCACAGACACAGTCCCATGGCTCTTaattagctcttcttcctgCACACAAATTGCTATAAGCCCATTCAAGTCCCATTTTTCCTTCTGTGAAAAGTATGCAGTCTTCAGTGGGCCAAAACTAGGAGGAAGACGGATCAGGGCCAAGTGAACAATGAAGGCATCAGGGAACACAATCTCCAGTTCACCAAGTCTAGTGGTTATGTGAATAATTTTCATTATATGCTCCCTAACACTCTCTGAGGTGTCAAACTTCATGCCTAAAAGCTGATCTAGTAAGGCTGAAATCTCTGCTTTCTCATTCTCCTTAAACTTCAGGCCAATAGCAGTCATAAATCCCAAGGCCGTATCAGGTTCAGCGACACCACCCCTCACCACAGGTGACATGGTTTGTTTCATAATTAGTTTGGCCATTCTATTGGTCCTATGCCACTCCCTGTGTTTCACAATTATCGCCTCAGTACTAGTCTCATTCAAAACAGGTTGAGGCTCCCTAAAACACACATCAAGTCCTTGGAGGCCAAGATAAAGCTCAATACGCTCTTTCCATGTTTTAAAATTTGAGCCATTAAGAGGCTCAATGTTGTGCAGAGAATAGCCAGAATTCATAgctgaaaacaaagaaaagaaaaaagaaaatttcagtTTTCTGGTCAAGACTTTAAAGGCTCTGTTTGAAAAACGACTTGAATGCAAAATTTATAGCCAATCCACAGAAAATTCAAACAAGCAAACGAGTGAAAAATTTCACacagaaaacagaaaagatCCCCAAAATGCACATTCAATTGAAAGGCTTTACCTGTTGGCACAAAGACAATTCAACATACTATTTTTCTTAATTGTAAAGCTGAAAAATTAGAAGCTAAAATATCCCTGAACTTTCAACACATATTAGCAAGAAGAAAAGATCAGTTCACCAAATATAGTTTCTAAAATTTCATATTACACTGTTTTAATTTCAAGAACATAAAAGTCTAAACCTTCTGTTGAAGATACAATTATATTCTAAAAATCAAAGACACAAGTTGCAAGTCTATAACTGAATGGTTCTCAAAATAATCAAATGGCAGATTGATGCTACAACATATACCATAAAACTATTCTGAAAACTTAGAACTTGGCATTGTAAAGATTGAACCTTACGATCAGTTTGTTATCAAATTACAAATTAACAAGATATTGAACACTTAAGGGAGACAATCTTGTCAAAAGGTAATTCAATCATAACAACATACATACATaattaaaaacacaaa encodes the following:
- the LOC133742022 gene encoding uncharacterized protein LOC133742022; this encodes MAFSTTAAMNSGYSLHNIEPLNGSNFKTWKERIELYLGLQGLDVCFREPQPVLNETSTEAIIVKHREWHRTNRMAKLIMKQTMSPVVRGGVAEPDTALGFMTAIGLKFKENEKAEISALLDQLLGMKFDTSESVREHIMKIIHITTRLGELEIVFPDAFIVHLALIRLPPSFGPLKTAYFSQKEKWDLNGLIAICVQEEELIKSHGTVSVNLVNKQKWKGKGKAVASSAANSGEGTSGTKPYQLGPKKGVNKGKKPGTFKCFFCKKEGHIKKNCKGFKDWLVKKGLHNKEGTKEK